One window of the Candidatus Angelobacter sp. genome contains the following:
- a CDS encoding ASPIC/UnbV domain-containing protein encodes AWPEARQTLRIYQNTLDDRGNWIGFRFREESGKPSPVGARVTLRYGGRSAVREIVTGDSYRSQHADTVHFGLGKADRVDRVEIKWVNGQVLNLREPAVNHYHDIRPPSENAIQR; translated from the coding sequence GGCCTGGCCGGAAGCAAGGCAGACGTTGCGAATCTACCAGAACACGCTTGATGACCGTGGCAACTGGATCGGCTTCCGTTTTCGGGAAGAAAGCGGAAAACCATCACCGGTCGGCGCCCGCGTGACGCTGCGCTATGGCGGGCGGAGCGCAGTCCGGGAAATCGTGACGGGCGATTCCTATCGTTCGCAGCACGCGGACACCGTGCATTTTGGTCTGGGGAAGGCGGACCGGGTGGACCGGGTGGAAATCAAATGGGTCAACGGCCAGGTGTTGAACTTGCGCGAACCTGCCGTGAACCACTATCACGATATTCGTCCTCCATCAGAAAATGCGATTCAGCGGTGA